In a single window of the Pseudohongiella acticola genome:
- a CDS encoding PilZ domain-containing protein yields MTDSNGPKTETDPQRSFTRIFFDAETVVTQDDHIWPVQLIDISLRGILIQVLPDQKINDNKLVDISIHLGGDIQICMEARVANHRDDKVGLVCEHIDVDSMTHLRRLVELNMGDASLLERELSVLN; encoded by the coding sequence ATGACTGATAGCAACGGCCCCAAGACCGAGACCGACCCTCAGCGCTCGTTTACGCGTATCTTTTTTGATGCCGAAACGGTGGTCACGCAGGACGACCATATCTGGCCCGTCCAGTTAATTGATATTTCCCTGCGCGGCATTTTGATTCAGGTACTGCCAGACCAGAAAATTAATGACAACAAACTGGTCGACATCAGCATTCATCTGGGCGGCGATATTCAGATCTGCATGGAAGCGCGTGTTGCCAATCACCGTGACGACAAGGTGGGGCTGGTGTGTGAACATATCGATGTTGACAGCATGACGCACCTGCGGCGTCTGGTAGAGCTCAATATGGGCGATGCCAGCCTGCTTGAGCGCGAACTGTCCGTGCTCAACTAA
- a CDS encoding alpha/beta fold hydrolase: MKSKVLLLVLALLSTACGTTPRTDGQKFSWFDASRHFIETDYGRISVVEHGRGPAVVYLHGFPLNAWHWRHQLQELSDIRRGIAIDLMGLGHTDISADQDLRFSAQADMVLATMDAMGVRDFDLVGNDSGGGVAQLIVAKAPERVRSLVISNADVHDNWPPKALSTVHDLATRGQMDDVLHGYMLDVSSARAGLAAVVYEDPLFVTEELLQIYTEPLIQTATTRDAVNRYIATQNNAETVAIKPALEAFNAPTLIMWGNDDVFFGVEWAHWLQDTIPGAYAVVEFEGARLFFAEERPDDVNALLRAHFEFIDSDRTGLGPVVISGRSLPDLRARQLPEILYQQ; this comes from the coding sequence ATGAAATCAAAGGTTTTATTGCTTGTGCTGGCGTTGTTGAGCACAGCCTGTGGAACAACACCGCGCACAGATGGGCAAAAATTTTCCTGGTTTGACGCTTCCCGTCACTTCATCGAGACCGATTACGGGCGAATATCGGTAGTGGAACATGGTCGTGGCCCGGCTGTGGTCTATCTGCACGGTTTTCCGCTTAACGCCTGGCACTGGCGTCATCAATTGCAAGAGTTGTCGGATATCCGCCGGGGCATTGCCATTGATTTAATGGGTCTGGGTCATACTGACATCAGTGCAGATCAGGATCTGCGTTTTTCCGCTCAGGCGGACATGGTGCTGGCAACCATGGATGCGATGGGTGTTCGGGACTTTGACCTGGTAGGCAACGACAGTGGCGGCGGTGTCGCCCAGTTGATCGTCGCTAAAGCACCTGAGCGTGTCCGGTCACTGGTCATCAGTAACGCGGATGTGCATGACAACTGGCCACCAAAGGCCCTGAGCACGGTGCATGATCTGGCGACTCGTGGACAAATGGATGATGTGCTGCATGGATATATGCTCGACGTGAGCAGCGCCCGCGCCGGCCTGGCCGCCGTGGTCTATGAAGATCCGTTGTTTGTTACAGAAGAACTGTTGCAGATCTATACCGAGCCGCTAATTCAGACGGCCACCACACGCGACGCCGTGAACCGGTATATCGCCACTCAGAACAATGCCGAGACCGTTGCCATCAAGCCCGCGCTGGAAGCGTTTAACGCACCGACCCTGATCATGTGGGGAAACGACGATGTGTTCTTTGGTGTCGAATGGGCGCACTGGCTGCAAGACACCATTCCCGGCGCCTATGCGGTGGTGGAATTTGAGGGGGCCCGGCTGTTCTTTGCCGAGGAGCGTCCGGACGACGTTAATGCATTATTACGGGCGCACTTTGAGTTTATCGACAGTGACCGCACAGGCCTGGGACCCGTTGTCATTTCGGGTCGCAGCCTGCCGGACTTACGTGCGAGACAGTTGCCGGAAATACTGTATCAGCAATGA
- a CDS encoding HAD-IIB family hydrolase translates to MTSRTGKQTNSQPKTATAASRIIVLTDLDGTLLDHYNYSAEPALATIRKLQRHRIPLIFNTSKTLAECEALSEKLGLSDPFIVENGSATYYPKRRFRTAPAGGTSYGAYWQVIAGLSYEDIRERLADIKPDYRMVALSDCSLGDICASTGLSMTAARRAQNRQFSEPLIWQDSDDALQRFRQALADKGLSTLRGGRFLHVLGDTDKGKALTAIKAVYSQTSATVVAIALGDGDNDIAMLQAADYPVLIRSPAHALPELVTTRPVTISDQTGPAGWADSIKGLLKKL, encoded by the coding sequence ATGACTTCCCGAACCGGCAAACAGACTAACAGTCAACCCAAAACAGCAACGGCAGCCAGCAGGATCATTGTGCTAACCGATCTCGACGGCACTCTGCTGGATCACTATAACTATTCCGCCGAACCTGCTCTGGCCACCATACGTAAACTACAAAGACACCGGATACCCTTGATATTCAACACCAGCAAAACGCTGGCAGAGTGCGAAGCGCTCAGTGAAAAACTGGGACTGTCGGATCCGTTTATTGTTGAAAACGGCTCTGCCACCTACTATCCAAAGCGGCGCTTCCGCACCGCGCCTGCCGGTGGTACATCGTACGGCGCCTACTGGCAGGTGATCGCCGGGCTGAGTTACGAAGACATTCGCGAGCGCCTGGCTGACATCAAGCCGGACTACCGCATGGTCGCTCTCAGTGATTGTTCACTGGGCGATATCTGCGCCTCCACGGGCCTGAGTATGACCGCAGCGCGGCGCGCCCAGAATCGGCAGTTCAGCGAACCGCTTATCTGGCAGGACAGCGACGACGCGCTTCAGCGCTTCCGACAGGCGCTGGCGGACAAAGGTTTATCGACACTGCGCGGCGGGCGTTTTTTGCACGTGCTGGGCGACACCGACAAAGGCAAAGCACTGACTGCCATAAAAGCCGTCTACAGTCAGACCAGTGCAACGGTTGTCGCCATTGCGCTGGGTGATGGTGATAACGATATCGCCATGCTGCAGGCTGCAGATTACCCGGTTTTGATTCGCTCGCCGGCACATGCGCTGCCCGAACTGGTGACCACGCGGCCGGTGACCATCAGTGACCAGACCGGGCCCGCCGGATGGGCTGACAGCATCAAAGGCCTGCTCAAAAAGCTTTAA
- a CDS encoding TerB family tellurite resistance protein, which translates to MSLVNFESLTNLSLAADMDESSKQLLTEVLVLVLARAIRSDTNVEPAEIVTVQKILADVLGESISAADIKVAASSELFERQSLDRYLKKATRKLNDEDRILIMQCLVHVLRSDDHIRESELDYFDRIANALKATPSEIAGLRAGPAH; encoded by the coding sequence ATGAGTCTCGTCAATTTTGAATCCTTAACCAATTTATCCCTGGCTGCCGACATGGACGAATCGTCAAAACAGTTGCTGACCGAGGTTCTGGTTCTGGTGCTTGCCCGCGCAATCAGATCTGACACCAACGTCGAACCGGCCGAGATCGTGACCGTTCAGAAAATCCTGGCAGATGTGCTGGGTGAATCCATCAGCGCTGCTGACATCAAGGTTGCTGCGAGTTCAGAGTTGTTTGAGCGCCAATCACTGGACCGATACCTGAAAAAGGCAACCCGCAAACTCAATGACGAAGACCGCATTCTGATCATGCAGTGCCTGGTTCACGTATTGCGGTCTGACGACCATATCCGGGAATCCGAACTGGACTACTTTGACCGCATCGCCAACGCCTTAAAGGCGACTCCTTCCGAGATTGCTGGCCTGCGTGCTGGCCCGGCGCACTGA
- a CDS encoding fumarylacetoacetate hydrolase family protein: protein MTRRFQWVLTLVAAFCIIAAPARALAQPAIEPAEPYKVGTFAVGNEQFVGLVMRDDSTIVDLVEANKALEFMPQYTQLDMPDDMLGLIENYEYGLKYRVYEIVNWLVAEERLDTRDGPAFVHRVEDVDIRAPIQYPSKIMNAAVNFYTHACEGCTEEQLAERTRQRRENRGVPYLFLKPTRGAIIGDGQDVIMPFGRDEIEYEVEMAIVFGSSGKYISAARAYDHVFGYMVAMDISDRGGRPPGGFSSGLDWFVGKGHDTFAPHGPWIVPKEFYGDPMERLHQITVVDGVTVQEARAGDMIHNIPELIEYASSLITLFPGDVLQSGTSGGTGSGRVERATGSGYLIDGETISATIQGIGTLTHRVVRETSVPADLSGAQLPPTSSYRD from the coding sequence ATGACCAGAAGATTCCAGTGGGTCCTGACGCTGGTGGCGGCATTCTGCATTATTGCCGCACCCGCCCGCGCCCTGGCACAGCCAGCCATTGAGCCTGCCGAACCTTACAAGGTTGGCACCTTTGCCGTTGGCAATGAGCAGTTTGTCGGGTTGGTGATGCGCGACGATAGCACGATTGTTGACCTGGTAGAGGCTAACAAGGCGCTGGAGTTCATGCCGCAATATACCCAGCTCGACATGCCGGACGACATGCTTGGTTTGATCGAAAACTATGAGTACGGTCTGAAGTATCGGGTATACGAGATCGTCAACTGGCTGGTCGCCGAAGAGCGCCTTGACACCCGTGATGGTCCGGCCTTTGTGCACCGGGTTGAAGATGTCGACATTCGCGCGCCTATTCAGTACCCCAGCAAGATCATGAATGCGGCCGTGAACTTCTATACGCATGCCTGCGAAGGCTGCACCGAAGAGCAGTTGGCCGAACGCACACGGCAGCGACGGGAAAACCGCGGCGTCCCTTATCTGTTCCTGAAACCCACGCGCGGTGCCATCATCGGTGACGGTCAGGATGTGATCATGCCGTTTGGTCGTGATGAGATTGAATACGAAGTGGAAATGGCCATCGTTTTTGGCAGTTCGGGCAAATACATCTCTGCGGCACGCGCCTACGATCATGTGTTTGGCTATATGGTTGCCATGGATATTTCTGACCGCGGTGGCCGTCCACCAGGTGGCTTTAGTTCAGGACTGGACTGGTTCGTTGGTAAAGGCCATGACACTTTCGCACCACACGGTCCCTGGATTGTGCCAAAAGAGTTTTATGGTGATCCCATGGAGCGACTGCACCAGATTACCGTTGTTGATGGCGTGACCGTGCAGGAGGCCCGCGCCGGCGACATGATCCACAATATTCCTGAGCTTATCGAATACGCGTCCTCACTGATCACACTGTTTCCGGGCGATGTGCTGCAAAGTGGTACGTCTGGTGGCACCGGGTCTGGCCGGGTCGAGCGTGCAACTGGTTCCGGTTACCTGATCGACGGTGAAACCATCAGCGCCACAATTCAGGGGATTGGTACCCTGACGCATCGGGTCGTACGTGAAACCAGTGTGCCGGCGGATCTGTCCGGCGCGCAGTTGCCACCGACCAGTAGCTACCGCGACTGA
- a CDS encoding replication protein P, translating to MHEINNLLNEAGKALKPRSGASQTEAGRSKRHSGSNSTSGSAGDKRSGADHSNGPDQVDAINQLFAEFELAYHNQYHKAYGDPDRLVMAKKYWLECLADFHPEQLVTAARRLVKSQDFLPTISAVIRACEESYGLFGLPSERDAYTEACRAPAPKAAYGWSHPAVYQAGKATDWFFLATEAEDKVFPVFAYYYRQLCQRVIRGEDLQDPMPPALEKDPSQPLTFAEREQRLARLRAALDI from the coding sequence ATGCACGAGATAAACAATCTGCTGAACGAGGCGGGCAAAGCCTTGAAGCCACGTTCAGGCGCTTCACAGACAGAAGCTGGGCGGAGTAAACGCCATTCAGGCTCCAACTCGACCTCGGGCTCGGCCGGTGATAAACGATCAGGTGCAGACCACAGCAACGGACCTGACCAGGTTGACGCAATCAATCAGTTGTTCGCAGAGTTTGAGCTGGCTTACCACAACCAGTATCACAAGGCCTATGGTGACCCTGACCGGCTGGTGATGGCGAAAAAATACTGGCTGGAGTGTCTGGCTGATTTCCACCCGGAACAGCTGGTAACAGCGGCCCGGCGGTTGGTGAAGAGTCAGGATTTCCTGCCTACCATCTCCGCGGTGATCCGTGCCTGTGAAGAATCCTACGGGCTGTTTGGGCTGCCTTCCGAGCGTGATGCCTATACTGAAGCATGCCGTGCCCCCGCACCCAAGGCGGCTTATGGCTGGTCGCATCCGGCCGTGTATCAGGCCGGCAAAGCCACTGACTGGTTTTTTCTGGCGACAGAGGCCGAGGACAAGGTGTTCCCGGTGTTTGCCTATTATTACCGGCAGTTGTGCCAGCGCGTCATTCGTGGGGAGGACCTGCAGGATCCGATGCCACCGGCACTGGAAAAGGATCCGTCACAGCCGCTGACCTTTGCTGAGAGGGAACAGAGATTGGCCCGGTTGCGTGCCGCTCTCGACATCTGA
- a CDS encoding glycosyltransferase family protein: MGDFHQNGVITTLHNLSNRPLAELEYELEVFSKMRPMTLILPSLYSELQGPALPNIIKELSQVPYLSQIVIGLDRANEAEYRHAREFFSELPQHHRILWNDGPRLRAIDERLQSQGLAPTEAGKGRNVWYCLGYTLASRKSQAIALHDCDILTYKREMLARLIYPVANPGFNYQFCKGYYARVADGKINGRVCRLMVTPLLRALKKVLPQSEYLDYLDSYRYPLAGEFSFRTEAVNDLRIPSDWGLEIGILSEMFRNNATNRLCQVDIADNYDHKHQDLSADNAEAGLSKMSIDIAKAIFRKLATNGVVLSSETFRTIKASYFRIALDFVETYRNDALINGLTLDIHKEEQAVELFARNIKAAGEYFLDNPMETPFIPSWNRVRSAQPNILEELKEAVEADTREFMNQAG; this comes from the coding sequence ATGGGCGACTTTCACCAGAACGGTGTCATCACCACACTGCACAATCTAAGCAACCGTCCGCTGGCGGAACTGGAGTACGAGCTGGAAGTATTTTCCAAAATGCGCCCGATGACGTTGATCCTGCCGTCCCTGTATTCCGAGCTTCAGGGACCGGCCTTACCTAATATCATCAAAGAATTATCACAGGTACCTTATCTCAGCCAGATCGTGATCGGCCTGGATCGCGCCAATGAAGCCGAGTATCGACATGCGCGCGAATTCTTCTCCGAGTTACCACAGCACCACCGCATTTTATGGAACGACGGCCCTCGCTTGCGCGCCATCGATGAACGCCTGCAGAGCCAGGGACTGGCACCGACCGAGGCAGGCAAAGGTCGCAATGTCTGGTATTGCCTGGGCTACACACTGGCTTCACGAAAAAGTCAGGCCATCGCCCTGCACGATTGCGACATCCTGACCTACAAACGGGAAATGCTGGCAAGGTTGATCTATCCCGTTGCCAACCCCGGTTTTAACTACCAATTTTGCAAAGGTTATTATGCTCGGGTCGCCGATGGAAAAATCAACGGACGGGTGTGCCGGCTGATGGTCACGCCCCTGCTCAGGGCACTAAAAAAAGTGCTGCCGCAAAGTGAATACCTGGACTATCTGGACAGCTACCGTTACCCGCTGGCCGGTGAATTCTCATTCCGCACTGAAGCCGTCAATGATCTGCGCATTCCCAGCGACTGGGGCCTGGAAATAGGAATTCTGTCAGAGATGTTTCGAAACAACGCCACCAACCGCTTGTGTCAGGTCGACATCGCCGACAATTACGATCACAAACATCAGGACCTGTCGGCAGACAATGCCGAAGCCGGGCTATCAAAAATGTCCATCGACATTGCCAAGGCCATTTTCCGCAAACTCGCCACCAACGGCGTCGTGCTGTCGAGTGAAACTTTCCGCACCATCAAGGCAAGCTATTTTCGTATCGCGCTGGATTTTGTCGAAACCTACCGCAACGACGCGCTGATCAACGGACTGACACTGGATATCCACAAGGAAGAACAGGCCGTGGAGCTGTTTGCCCGCAACATCAAGGCGGCCGGGGAATATTTTCTCGACAACCCCATGGAGACTCCGTTCATACCCAGCTGGAACCGGGTGCGCAGCGCACAACCCAATATTCTCGAAGAATTGAAAGAGGCCGTCGAAGCCGACACCCGGGAATTCATGAACCAGGCAGGATGA
- the ettA gene encoding energy-dependent translational throttle protein EttA — protein MAQFVYTMHRVGKVVPPKKEILKDISLSFFPGAKIGVLGLNGSGKSTLLRIMAGVDKEYNGEARAQTGINVGYLPQEPALNQDKDVRGNVEEGMGETIKLLEEFNAISDRFAEPMSDDEMTELLEKQGDLQNAIDAANGWDLERTLEIAADALRLPPWEADVSKLSGGEKRRVALCRLLLSNPDMLLLDEPTNHLDAESVAWLERFLKEFPGTVVAITHDRYFLDNAASWILELDRGYGIPFEGNYTNWLENKEKRLETEQRQEAAREKTIRHELEWVRNNPKGRQAKSKARLARFEEMNSQEFQKRNETTELYIPPGPRLGDKVIEVNNLSKSFEDKTLISDLSFSVPKGAIVGIIGGNGAGKTTFLRMLTGVEQPDSGNIELGDTVDLAYVDQSRDSLDGSKTVWQELSEEQDILQIGKYEVPSRAYVGRFNFRGGDQQKFIKDLSGGERNRVHLAKLLKRGANVLLLDEPTNDLDVETLRALEEGLLNFPGSVIVVSHDRWFLDRICTHILAFEGDSQVVFHEGNYTDYEADRKKRLGDNANPTRIKYRKLA, from the coding sequence ATGGCCCAGTTCGTTTACACCATGCATCGCGTCGGCAAAGTCGTCCCCCCGAAAAAAGAAATTCTCAAGGACATCTCTCTGTCGTTCTTCCCGGGCGCCAAGATTGGCGTGCTGGGCCTCAACGGTTCTGGCAAATCCACACTGCTACGCATCATGGCCGGCGTCGACAAGGAATATAACGGCGAGGCACGCGCGCAAACCGGCATCAATGTCGGTTACCTGCCTCAGGAACCGGCACTGAATCAGGACAAGGACGTGCGTGGCAACGTCGAAGAAGGCATGGGCGAAACCATCAAATTGCTGGAAGAGTTCAATGCCATCAGTGACCGTTTTGCCGAGCCCATGAGTGATGACGAAATGACCGAACTGCTGGAAAAGCAGGGCGATCTGCAGAATGCGATAGATGCGGCCAATGGCTGGGATCTGGAGCGTACCCTGGAAATTGCCGCCGACGCTCTGCGCCTGCCGCCCTGGGAAGCCGATGTCAGCAAACTGTCAGGTGGTGAAAAACGCCGGGTCGCTCTTTGCCGACTGCTGCTGTCCAACCCTGACATGCTGTTGCTTGACGAGCCTACCAACCACCTGGACGCAGAAAGTGTGGCGTGGCTGGAACGTTTCCTGAAAGAATTCCCTGGCACCGTGGTGGCGATCACGCACGATCGCTACTTCCTGGATAACGCTGCCAGCTGGATTCTTGAGCTGGACCGTGGTTACGGCATCCCCTTCGAAGGCAACTACACCAACTGGCTGGAGAACAAGGAAAAGCGCCTGGAGACAGAGCAGCGTCAGGAGGCCGCGCGCGAAAAGACCATACGCCACGAACTGGAGTGGGTGCGCAACAACCCCAAAGGTCGGCAGGCCAAGAGCAAGGCGCGACTGGCCCGGTTTGAGGAAATGAATTCACAGGAATTCCAGAAGCGTAACGAGACCACCGAATTGTATATTCCACCGGGGCCGCGTCTGGGCGACAAGGTCATCGAAGTCAACAACCTGAGCAAGTCCTTCGAAGACAAAACCCTGATCAGCGACCTGAGTTTCTCGGTGCCCAAAGGGGCTATTGTTGGCATTATCGGCGGCAACGGTGCCGGTAAAACCACGTTTCTACGCATGCTGACCGGGGTAGAACAGCCGGACAGCGGCAACATAGAATTGGGCGACACCGTTGACCTGGCCTACGTCGATCAGAGCCGCGACTCGCTCGACGGCAGCAAAACCGTGTGGCAAGAGCTGTCGGAAGAGCAGGATATCCTGCAGATCGGCAAATACGAAGTGCCCTCACGCGCCTACGTCGGGCGCTTCAACTTCCGCGGTGGCGATCAGCAAAAGTTCATCAAAGACCTGTCAGGTGGTGAACGTAACCGGGTGCATCTGGCCAAGCTGCTGAAACGTGGCGCCAATGTCCTGTTACTGGACGAACCGACCAATGATCTGGACGTGGAGACCCTGCGGGCGCTGGAAGAAGGCCTGCTTAACTTCCCGGGATCGGTTATTGTGGTGTCGCATGATCGCTGGTTCCTGGATCGCATCTGCACCCACATCCTGGCTTTTGAAGGTGACAGCCAGGTCGTGTTCCATGAAGGCAACTACACGGATTATGAGGCAGATCGCAAGAAGCGATTGGGCGATAACGCCAACCCGACGCGCATCAAATATCGCAAGCTCGCGTAA
- a CDS encoding TetR/AcrR family transcriptional regulator, translating into MQNEQDQIQNGDKGGVHSGAQTGVGSGRREANAKATRDAMIAAGRAAFTQHGFADASLDEIVQDAQVTTGALYHHFGNKKGLFQAVAEGIEEDLMNRISAELSDDMSGWEQLELTMHLTFALCADSGVHRILFSDAPNVIGMREWRNIELRYGFGLVRRMLNKLNEDGELNCCSVDLTAQMLLGAVMEAVHAVVMSEDSERTAAEAKKTLLGFISTLKVAHGAPA; encoded by the coding sequence ATGCAAAATGAGCAGGACCAGATTCAAAACGGGGACAAGGGCGGAGTGCACAGCGGGGCACAAACCGGAGTCGGCAGCGGCCGACGCGAAGCCAATGCCAAGGCAACGCGCGACGCCATGATCGCTGCCGGACGGGCTGCCTTTACCCAACATGGCTTTGCCGATGCCTCACTGGACGAAATCGTGCAGGACGCGCAGGTAACAACCGGGGCGCTGTATCACCATTTCGGCAACAAAAAAGGGCTGTTTCAGGCAGTTGCCGAGGGAATCGAAGAAGATTTAATGAATCGCATCAGCGCGGAGCTGAGCGATGACATGAGTGGGTGGGAACAGCTGGAACTGACCATGCACCTGACCTTTGCCCTGTGCGCCGACTCAGGCGTGCACCGCATTCTGTTTAGTGATGCGCCTAACGTCATTGGCATGCGCGAATGGCGTAACATCGAGTTGCGCTATGGTTTTGGTCTGGTTCGTCGCATGCTCAACAAATTGAACGAAGACGGCGAACTGAACTGCTGCTCAGTCGATCTTACCGCCCAGATGCTGCTCGGGGCAGTCATGGAAGCAGTGCATGCCGTGGTCATGTCCGAGGACAGCGAGCGCACCGCAGCAGAGGCTAAAAAAACTCTGCTCGGCTTTATCAGCACACTCAAGGTTGCCCACGGCGCGCCCGCCTAA
- a CDS encoding DnaT-like ssDNA-binding domain-containing protein, with protein sequence MQSSLIPERPLIISPTLAATIGLEEAVLLHVLSELMAHRPGIERKGLTWLLLEQQALLDALPFWAWIDIRRVQKNLQDLGLILVEARAGQEDGWYIAINQRPADDATPLAPAEPTPVTSAKVAMVAAGKTTEAGRGTAGYIAPDWQPGDEWLSLCRQHGVPDAFALERVPGFVMYWRDRAQSRFSWGNAFYKHVLREWRQEQTRRGAAELETTMSANWQPSQDAIDILCNAGINETFVEDAVPEFVLYWRERGAQNGTWNTRFIEHIRRQWARYKASVVNDGVPRPISENWQPSAEVFDVLRLAEIDEDFARNKVPEFVLYWRDTGQPQASWNTRFLQFIKYSWARRLDAGAATGLTHARDKQSAERGGQSLEATFRRFTDRSWAE encoded by the coding sequence ATGCAATCTTCCCTGATCCCTGAGCGTCCCCTGATCATTTCGCCGACACTGGCAGCTACCATCGGCCTTGAAGAGGCGGTGTTATTGCACGTGCTCAGTGAATTGATGGCCCATCGTCCGGGTATAGAACGTAAAGGACTGACCTGGCTGTTGCTGGAGCAACAGGCGTTACTCGATGCGCTGCCATTCTGGGCCTGGATTGATATTCGTCGGGTGCAAAAGAACCTGCAGGATCTGGGTCTGATTCTGGTAGAGGCGCGCGCCGGTCAGGAAGACGGATGGTACATTGCCATCAATCAGCGACCGGCGGACGATGCTACGCCGCTGGCACCGGCTGAACCGACACCCGTAACGTCGGCGAAAGTGGCAATGGTCGCCGCCGGCAAAACCACGGAAGCGGGCAGGGGAACCGCCGGATACATTGCGCCTGACTGGCAGCCCGGCGATGAATGGCTCAGTCTGTGCCGGCAGCACGGCGTGCCGGATGCGTTTGCGCTGGAGCGGGTGCCGGGTTTTGTCATGTACTGGCGCGATCGCGCCCAGTCCAGGTTCTCCTGGGGTAACGCGTTTTATAAGCACGTGCTGCGAGAATGGCGCCAGGAGCAGACACGTCGGGGTGCCGCCGAACTTGAGACCACCATGTCGGCGAATTGGCAGCCCAGTCAGGATGCGATTGATATTTTGTGTAATGCGGGCATCAATGAAACCTTTGTCGAAGACGCTGTGCCGGAGTTTGTTTTATACTGGCGTGAGCGGGGTGCCCAGAATGGTACCTGGAATACGCGTTTCATCGAACATATACGCCGACAATGGGCGCGTTACAAGGCATCCGTGGTCAACGACGGGGTGCCGCGACCGATCAGCGAAAACTGGCAGCCCAGTGCCGAAGTGTTTGATGTGTTGCGACTCGCTGAAATTGACGAAGACTTTGCCCGTAACAAGGTACCGGAATTTGTTCTCTACTGGCGTGATACCGGGCAGCCCCAGGCCTCCTGGAATACCCGCTTTTTGCAATTCATCAAATATTCCTGGGCGCGGCGTCTGGACGCTGGCGCGGCAACGGGGTTGACGCATGCACGAGATAAACAATCTGCTGAACGAGGCGGGCAAAGCCTTGAAGCCACGTTCAGGCGCTTCACAGACAGAAGCTGGGCGGAGTAA